TTTGTCAATTCTAAAAGATACCATTTTAATTGTGGATACATTGGAGAAACTCCATTGTCAATAATATCATTTACTAAGTCACATTCTTCAAATTCTTTTAACTCTTCTTCTGATATTGGTTGGCTTTGATAACCTCTTAAATCTTCTAATGTCATTTGTATCACCTCTTTTTTAGTATAATTGTTTTGCATCACATATATTATACATCTTTTTTTGTAAAATCCAAATATTTAATTTTAATCTTTAACTTTCTAGAAAAATTTGATATAATCTAACTTAATATAAATAATCAGGAGGCTTAAATATGAGTTTAGAAACTGTACAAGAATTTTTTTTGAAAAACAAATTACCTTTAACTGTTATAGAAACATCTAAAGCAACTGGAACTGTTAGTGAAGCTGCTAAAGCTTTTGGAATATTAGAAGATGAAATTGCTAAAACTATGGGATTTCTATTAAAAGATGACACTTGCATTTTGATACTTATGAAAGGCACTGCAAAGGTTGATAATAAAAAATTTAAAAAAGTTTTTAAAGAAAAGGCTAAGATGATTCCCTTTGATAGGGTAGAAGATTTAACAGGACATAAGCCAGGTGGAGTTTGTCCCTTTGGTCTAATTAATCCCCTTAAAATATATTTAGATGAAACTTTAAAGGAATTTGAGATTATGTATCCAGCAGGGGGCACTTCCCATTCTGCAGTTAAAATCTCTGTGGAAATGCTAGCTAATGTTACCAAGGGAACTTGGATAGATATTACAAAATAAATTATTGAAAAATGCTGCGGGTTAATTCCTACAGCATTTGTTTGTATATTATAAAAATAATTTTGCTAAATGTATACCAATTGCATCTTCATCATTGTTTCCAATAACTTCACACTGGGGTAACATTTCCTTTAATTTTGGATTTGCATTTCCCATAATGAAACCCTTTCCCACTGAGCAAAGCATTTCATAATCATTTAATCCATCTCCAAAACCTATAACCTCATCCTTTGAACAATTTAAATTTTCTAGGATTTCCTCCACTGCACTTCCTTTATTTGCAACACTTGCCATTACTTCAATGCATTGAGGAAAAGAAGAAGTTATGTTTATATTGTTCCCAAAACAATTATGTAGTTCATTTTCAAGCTCTTCAATTTTACTTAAGTCATCACACATATAAAAAACTTTAGAAATTTCTTTTCCCTTGGCTTTTTCAAA
The nucleotide sequence above comes from Fusobacterium sp. IOR10. Encoded proteins:
- a CDS encoding YbaK/EbsC family protein; its protein translation is MSLETVQEFFLKNKLPLTVIETSKATGTVSEAAKAFGILEDEIAKTMGFLLKDDTCILILMKGTAKVDNKKFKKVFKEKAKMIPFDRVEDLTGHKPGGVCPFGLINPLKIYLDETLKEFEIMYPAGGTSHSAVKISVEMLANVTKGTWIDITK